Proteins encoded within one genomic window of Oncorhynchus masou masou isolate Uvic2021 chromosome 1, UVic_Omas_1.1, whole genome shotgun sequence:
- the LOC135549005 gene encoding ataxin-1-like, with protein sequence MKPGHERNQECLPPKKRDLNNSTSSSSATGGAGSGVGGGGGEEVPSTQSSGVGSDTQGSGTAEEWLHAQPGLHYGVESAEGLQGMPVDQYSMLYRVALPSVSYSQTNLHPVLSHISPAYTVPSSLLQHHPGISYPPLGYAQIPHSSFQFVSPYGAVPYAVPPGFVPSTLISPSVALSQPHLVPYQSVIQEGLVSPPTQTHVSAHAFAKVGSSGGVPLMLTSEQAAQHLGPLPAAELSPRGVPVFYHPQGTRTAPAPRDPYSGEQETDRDREVNGGEREQAAREMLQDSVYNARNARLLQAASASVALEHSQDRSLKSRRLDERASPGQRSTPDTDLEVQQVVGRLASPVQGVSGGRKEVSFGPLNLSQGSQRGREAHGEAGESIGRTAYAIHPVVYGDPRVTAHQQQPGHAVILANGQTVLVPLDYHQHQQPPQHYPSRTNDDTSAVTMASPTTYSKASESPARVCLPDRAVVELAAVEQQPISIPVAAALTQALAPAPNPAPANPSHFMKGAIIQLATGELKRVEDLQTQDFVRSAEVSGGLKIDSSMVVDIRTSQQRPGLVALHFTVGEQQSKVTIDVPPEHPFFVFGQGWSSCSPERTAQLYGLACHHLQVGDVCVSITLQQPPQQQKKPLQQQQQQQQQQTQARTSTKVNSTSGAFGQPMGPPAPQQPRPQPHFRMERVHRERERGDKEEPMQLGGVVQSEMPTRPNRTSAEQTRSQSSYYLHTEGSARPGAGLGVVSTVSSASQRRWSAPGLQRYMKVEEGAHPQLGPSGSSRPSFIPQEVKLSIEGRSNAGK encoded by the exons ATGAAGCCGGGTCACGAGCGCAATCAGGAGTGCCTGCCTCCCAAGAAGAGGGATCTCAACAACAGCACCAGTAGCAGTAGTGCTACTGGTGGGGCAGGAagtggggtgggagggggagggggggaggaagtGCCCTCCACTCAGAGCTCAGGGGTCGGTAGTGACACTCAGGGAAGTGGCACAGCAGAGGAGTGGCTGCATGCTCAGCCTGGTCTACACTATGGAGTAGAGAGTGCTGAGGGCCTCCAAGGGATGCCTGTTGACCAGTACAGCATGCTCTATAGGGTggctctcccctctgtctcctacTCCCAGACCAATCTACACCCAGTGTTAAGCCATATCTCTCCAGCTTACACTGTCCCCTCATCTCTCCTACAGCATCATCCAGGTATCTCCTATCCCCCTCTAGGCTATGCCCAGATCCCCCACTCCTCTTTCCAGTTTGTCTCTCCATATGGTGCAGTCCCTTATGCAGTCCCTCCTGGCTTTGTTCCCAGCACCCTGATCTCCCCCTCAGTTGCCCTCTCCCAGCCCCACCTGGTCCCCTACCAGTCAGTCATCCAGGAGGGGTTGGTCTCCCCTCCTACTCAGACCCATGTATCTGCCCATGCCTTTGCCAAAGTGGGGTCGTCCGGAGGGGTCCCGCTGATGCTGACCTCGGAACAGGCTGCCCAGCACCTGGGCCCGCTGCCCGCCGCAGAGCTCAGTCCTCGGGGAGTGCCTGTCTTTTACCACCCTCAGGGCACCAGGACTGCGCCTGCCCCCAGGGACCCCTACAGCGGGgagcaggagacagacagggatagggaggtgaatggaggggagagggagcaggcAGCCAGGGAGATGCTCCAGGACTCAGTCTACAATGCCAGGAATGCAAGGCTGCTGCAGGCAGCATCTGCCTCTGTAGCACTGGAGCACTCACAGGACAGAAGCCTGAAGAGCCGCAGGCTGGACGAGAGGGCTTCGCCTGGGCAGCGCAGCACCCCAGACACTGACCTGGAG GTTCAGCAGGTTGTTGGTCGCCTAGCCTCTCCTGTCCAAGGTGTGAGTGGAGGGCGCAAAGAGGTGTCCTTTGGTCCCCTGAACCTATCCCAGGGCtcccagagaggcagagaggctcatggggaggcaggggagagtaTTGGCCGGACAGCATACGcgatccaccctgtggtgtatgGAGACCCCAGGGTGACGGCCCATCAACAGCAGCCAGGCCACGCGGTCATCTTGGCCAATGGACAGACAGTCCTGGTCCCCTTAGACTATCATCAACATCAACAGCCACCCCAGCACTACCCCAGCCGGACCAATGACGACACCTCTGCTGTCACCATGGCCTCCCCCACCACCTACTCTAAAGCCTCTGAGTCTCCAGCCAGAGTGTGCCTCCCAGACAGGGCTGTGGTGGAACTGGCCGCCGTGGAGCAGCAGCCTATTTCTATTCCAGTCGCGGCAGCCCTCACACAGGCCCTGGCCCCGGCACCCAACCCTGCCCCCGCCAATCCCTCCCATTTCATGAAGGGGGCAATCATCCAGCTGGCCACGGGGGAGCTGAAGCGTGTAGAGGACCTGCAGACTCAGGATTTTGTGCGGAGTGCTGAGGTGAGCGGGGGGCTGAAGATCGACTCCAGCATGGTGGTGGACATCAGGACCAGCCAGCAGAGACCCGGCCTGGTGGCGCTGCACTTCACAGTGGGCGAGCAGCAGAGCAAGGTGACCATCGACGTGCCCCCGGAACACCCcttctttgtgtttggccaggGCTGGTCCTCCTGCAGCCCAGAGCGCACGGCCCAGCTCTATGGCCTGGCCTGCCACCACTTGCaggtaggagacgtgtgtgtgtccatcactCTGCAGCAGCCACCCCAGCAACAGAAAAAGCCcttgcagcagcagcaacaacaacagcagcagcagaccCAAGCCAGGACTTCCACCAAAGTCAACTCTACATCAGGGGCCTTCGGCCAGCCCATGGGGCCCCCTGCCCCCCAGCAGCCCAGGCCACAGCCTCACTTCAGGATGGAACGCGtccacagggagagggagaggggggataaaGAGGAGCCCATGCAACTAGGGGGTGTTGTGCAGAGTGAGATGCCCACCAGACCAAATAGGACTTCAGCAGAGCAAACTAGGAGCCAGAGCAGTTACTATTTGCACACGGAGGGTTCTGCTCGTCCAGGGGCGGGGTTGGGAGTGGTGTCGACAGTGTCGAGCGCGTCTCAGAGGCGCTGGTCCGCCCCCGGCCTTCAGAGGTACATGAAGGTAGAGGAAGGGGCGCACCCTCAGCTGGGCCCCTCCGGCTCCTCTCGACCCTCCTTCATCCCACAGGAGGTCAAACTGTCCATCGAGG